In Pedobacter sp. W3I1, one DNA window encodes the following:
- a CDS encoding SusD/RagB family nutrient-binding outer membrane lipoprotein encodes MKNIIRKTQVLAFSTLLIVASCKKLDINQSPNNPPVESATVETLFPSAVISTVSRTGGDLSIIGGIWAQYWTQNNNSSQFRTVDSYDVQATSNFINGPYAELFSGALTDYQLGITKSVAAQDWRYNLMNTVMKAYTYQVLVDLFDKVPYSEALKAGANLQPKFDDGYTIYTSLIAEIDAALAKDYKTNPLTAAQIKTDFVFGKKGTSAAVMASWEKFANTLKLKMYLRMVNAKPAEAQAGILKLYQDGAKFLDEDAKVDIFVDVPNKSNPFYEYNFRRLNTPDNLKASSTFTSWLNQNQDPRAEVYYGKPNPVPSINQGDYLGGSAHPEYNNAVNVVVNATDAVPLISLDEAYFMQAEARLRYFGGAGAEVLYSDGVETAFSKLGLDGTTLLSTTYKYPGSADEKENLEAIIVQKWASLFGSHALEAFFEQNRTGYPKTTTLYSTEAGYTPGQLVYTPNGVTGAGNFPRRFVYPDFERSRNSNTPAQVPIYTKVWWAK; translated from the coding sequence ATGAAAAATATAATTAGAAAAACGCAAGTTTTAGCTTTTTCGACTTTGTTGATTGTTGCGAGTTGTAAGAAGCTCGACATTAACCAAAGTCCGAACAACCCCCCTGTTGAATCTGCTACGGTTGAGACTTTGTTTCCCTCTGCAGTCATTTCAACTGTTTCCAGAACAGGTGGAGACCTTTCAATTATTGGAGGTATATGGGCGCAATATTGGACCCAAAATAATAATTCAAGTCAATTCCGTACTGTCGATTCTTATGATGTACAAGCTACATCAAACTTTATTAACGGGCCATATGCTGAATTGTTTTCAGGCGCTTTAACCGATTATCAGTTGGGTATTACCAAATCAGTGGCGGCACAGGATTGGAGATACAATTTGATGAATACAGTTATGAAAGCCTATACTTATCAGGTTTTAGTTGATTTATTTGATAAAGTACCCTATTCAGAAGCACTTAAAGCTGGTGCAAACCTTCAGCCAAAATTTGATGACGGTTATACCATTTATACCTCACTAATTGCTGAAATTGATGCTGCTTTAGCCAAAGATTATAAAACGAATCCACTTACGGCAGCTCAAATCAAAACTGATTTTGTATTTGGTAAAAAAGGTACATCAGCAGCTGTTATGGCAAGCTGGGAAAAGTTTGCAAATACCTTAAAACTGAAAATGTATTTAAGGATGGTTAATGCTAAACCTGCTGAAGCACAAGCCGGCATATTAAAGCTTTACCAGGATGGGGCTAAATTTCTCGATGAAGATGCGAAAGTTGATATATTTGTAGATGTACCAAATAAAAGCAACCCTTTTTACGAGTATAATTTCAGAAGGTTAAATACCCCTGATAACTTAAAGGCCAGTAGTACATTTACTTCTTGGTTAAATCAGAATCAAGATCCACGCGCTGAAGTATATTATGGAAAACCTAACCCTGTTCCTTCGATTAATCAAGGGGATTATCTTGGTGGTTCAGCTCATCCAGAATATAACAATGCCGTTAATGTAGTCGTTAATGCAACAGACGCAGTCCCGCTTATCTCTCTGGATGAAGCTTATTTCATGCAGGCAGAAGCACGTTTGCGCTATTTTGGTGGTGCCGGAGCCGAAGTGCTTTATAGCGATGGGGTTGAAACAGCATTTAGTAAACTTGGTTTAGATGGAACTACTTTACTATCGACAACATATAAATATCCGGGATCAGCTGATGAAAAAGAAAATCTGGAAGCGATTATCGTTCAGAAATGGGCATCCTTATTTGGTTCACATGCTTTAGAGGCTTTCTTTGAGCAAAACAGAACAGGATATCCTAAAACCACCACACTCTATTCAACAGAAGCAGGCTATACCCCAGGTCAATTGGTTTATACCCCAAATGGCGTAACAGGTGCAGGCAATTTTCCAAGGAGATTTGTGTATCCTGATTTTGAGAGAAGCCGAAATTCCAATACACCTGCACAGGTTCCTATTTATACTAAGGTTTGGTGGGCTAAATAA
- a CDS encoding lipid-binding protein encodes MKKINIIFIFIALITVAISACKKDPEPGGTAVQDMAGDWYVKVNEAGAYSTLLTFNTSENTPNVMWVQGTGLKSGATVLAIKGKTGVDYPNKLFSATNIANVSTAAGRPASFSIANGKIIPNGTKGPVSKSPTDSIYFELNVDGAVYKVGGYHKTGFLEDLP; translated from the coding sequence ATGAAAAAGATTAATATAATATTCATTTTTATTGCACTTATTACAGTTGCGATAAGTGCTTGTAAAAAAGATCCCGAACCGGGAGGTACTGCAGTTCAGGATATGGCTGGCGACTGGTACGTTAAAGTAAATGAGGCAGGTGCTTATTCTACCTTGTTAACCTTTAATACTTCAGAAAACACACCTAATGTGATGTGGGTGCAGGGTACGGGATTAAAATCTGGAGCAACAGTTCTAGCCATTAAAGGAAAAACAGGGGTAGATTATCCAAATAAGCTTTTCTCTGCCACAAACATTGCTAATGTATCTACAGCTGCCGGGAGGCCAGCAAGTTTTTCCATAGCGAACGGAAAGATTATTCCAAATGGTACAAAAGGTCCTGTTTCTAAAAGCCCAACAGATTCGATTTATTTTGAGTTAAATGTTGATGGAGCAGTATATAAAGTAGGCGGTTATCATAAAACCGGATTTTTGGAAGACCTTCCTTAA